The Salvia miltiorrhiza cultivar Shanhuang (shh) chromosome 1, IMPLAD_Smil_shh, whole genome shotgun sequence genome has a window encoding:
- the LOC130999654 gene encoding putative inactive disease susceptibility protein LOV1, whose protein sequence is MGEKLAVDAVASVVLQKLRDLLVDESFASNKIIGRRLQRMKETIEKTSWRSDEEPKAEEIKKLSQEYLGHLYSIEDSIESFALRFNRQRKNLGCLINHALFPKKFTALKMLDSKLYNIHTKVKKLNSRTSTTGSTSNRDRSLQQHNEQEDHQETSTDEETDAGSPSMWRNKSSPDVGNIHKRPTNLRRNNSCKVLSRSNASMMRERWEHSKLMYSYSYNKEELSIVGYQGKLQDLQFRLENPDHQIISIVGELGSGKTMLARAIYGNRSIKNKFKAAAWANIFKESMTTDVLLALLNQVKKSEVQDGSNEESLKERLAQELTGQRYLVVLDGVQSSDQWKRIKDAFPDQQNGSKIILTTRDERMVKHADLKGHSYNMEKLNPEESWTLFMTKVGTLKDPEKPLKKRIIKACQGLPLNIVLLGSLLSMKGREKWSETLNSDRKWQASDIMKLSYNDLDHHLKLCLIYMTLFPKGLDIPVRRLQRLWLAEGFVERPQKEGKFQEDVAQEYFENLVKRSLIMVSKQRSDGSARRCQLLGAIHDLLLEQAQDIHLFHVHPGSDSRFGTRRLIEYADARNGQPEPSQMRHVRSYISFNLQKKDTQAKHVSPLVSKMGKGLGLLRVLDLEGVYQPSLPDNLGDLFHLRYLGLRWTFLDKLPKSVGELPYLQTLDLKHTRIDKIPPTIWKLKKLQHLNLDDVHLDKDTLLHMYRSLPQLLTLWGLSVSHESPIQNGLSKLQHLRELGISFRFIKSQGRGPSTEALVDWISKLTDLRSLRLRSNDEFGKPSDLSLKPFSGLVKLSHMRLLGKLQQLPPLDQFPPHIKVLTLSLSFLSEDPMPILGQLPDLTVLRLLGNSYLGETMVCSSDRFKNLEVLKLWMLEGLKKWEVEDGAMKKLQEVNIRCCPKLANFPSSLLQQKTFQDLILNNMPPEFKENIESDYQFKVSTKDF, encoded by the coding sequence ATGGGTGAGAAGCTGGCTGTTGATGCAGTTGCATCTGTGGTGCTCCAGAAACTAAGGGACCTGCTGGTGGATGAGTCATTTGCGAGCAACAAGATCATCGGACGCCGCCTCCAGCGGATGAAGGAGACCATCGAGAAAACGAGCTGGCGCTCAGACGAGGAACCAAAggctgaagaaatcaagaaattgAGCCAAGAGTACCTTGGCCATCTCTACTCCATCGAGGACTCAATCGAGTCCTTCGCCCTTCGTTTCAACCGCCAGAGGAAGAATCTGGGATGCCTCATCAATCATGCCCTCTTCCCCAAGAAATTCACAGCTCTCAAAATGCTCGACTCCAAACTCTACAACATTCATACAAAGGTTAAAAAGCTCAACAGTCGAACAAGCACAACCGGCAGCACCAGCAACAGAGATAGAAGCCTGCAGCAACATAATGAACAAGAAGATCATCAAGAGACTTCCACTGATGAAGAAACTGATGCTGGGAGCCCAAGCATGTGGCGCAACAAGAGCAGTCCCGATGTTGGAAACATACACAAAAGGCCAACAAATCTACGCAGGAACAACTCCTGCAAAGTGCTCTCGCGCAGTAATGCCTCAATGATGCGAGAGAGGTGGGAGCATTCGAAGCTCATGTATAGTTATTCCTACAATAAGGAAGAACTATCCATTGTCGGATACCAAGGCAAGCTGCAAGATCTCCAGTTTAGGCTGGAGAATCCGGATCACCAGATAATCTCCATTGTAGGCGAACTGGGCTCAGGCAAGACAATGCTGGCTCGCGCCATCTATGGCAACAGAAGCATCAAAAACAAGTTCAAGGCTGCTGCTTGGGCAAACATTTTCAAGGAATCTATGACGACGGACGTGTTGCTCGCCTTGCTGAACCAGGTGAAGAAATCGGAAGTGCAAGATGGGAGCAATGAGGAGTCTCTCAAAGAGAGGCTGGCGCAGGAACTGACCGGTCAGAGATACTTGGTCGTGCTGGATGGAGTTCAGTCTTCGGATCAATGGAAAAGAATTAAAGATGCTTTCCCAGATCAACAAAATGGGAGTAAGATAATCCTAACCACCCGCGATGAGCGAATGGTGAAGCATGCAGATCTAAAGGGGCACTCGTATAATATGGAGAAGCTGAACCCTGAAGAGAGCTGGACTTTGTTCATGACAAAGGTGGGCACACTAAAAGATCCAGAAAAGCCTCTGAAGAAGAGAATTATTAAGGCTTGCCAAGGGCTGCCCTTGAATATAGTTCTGCTCGGCAGTCTGTTGTCGATGAAGGGCAGAGAAAAGTGGTCCGAAACACTCAACAGCGATAGAAAATGGCAAGCCTCGGACATTATGAAGTTGAGCTACAATGATCTAGATCACCATCTGAAACTGTGTCTCATCTACATGACACTGTTTCCCAAAGGACTCGACATTCCAGTGAGGAGACTGCAACGCTTGTGGCTTGCGGAGGGATTCGTGGAACGACCACAGAAAGAAGGCAAGTTCCAAGAAGATGTGGCACAAGAGTATTTTGAAAATCTGGTCAAGCGCAGCTTGATAATGGTGTCCAAACAACGGTCAGATGGAAGCGCTAGAAGGTGCCAGTTGCTAGGTGCCATTCACGACCTCTTGTTGGAACAGGCTCAAGATATCCACCTCTTCCATGTTCATCCTGGATCAGATAGTCGGTTTGGTACGCGTAGACTCATCGAGTATGCTGATGCCAGGAATGGCCAACCCGAGCCTTCTCAAATGAGACATGTGAGGTCTTACATATCTTTCAACCTACAGAAAAAGGATACTCAAGCAAAGCATGTGAGCCCTCTTGTTAGCAAAATGGGCAAAGGGCTCGGCTTGCTCAGAGTTCTTGATCTTGAGGGCGTATACCAACCCAGTTTGCCAGATAATCTAGGCGACTTGTTTCATTTGAGGTACTTAGGATTGAGGTGGACTTTCTTAGACAAGCTTCCTAAATCGGTTGGTGAACTCCCTTATCTTCAAACATTAGACCTGAAgcataccagaatagacaaaaTCCCGCCCACTATTTGGAAACTGAAAAAGCTCCAGCATCTCAATCTCGATGATGTTCATCTAGACAAGGATACGCTTCTGCACATGTACAGGTCCTTGCCACAACTCCTGACTCTCTGGGGATTATCAGTCAGCCACGAGAGCCCAATTCAAAATGGTTTGAGCAAGCTGCAACACTTGAGAGAATTGGGCATTTCTTTTCGTTTCATCAAGTCTCAAGGCAGAGGTCCATCTACAGAGGCTTTGGTGGATTGGATTTCCAAGCTAACAGATCTCCGGTCATTGAGGCTGCGATCCAATGATGAATTTGGGAAACCTTCAGATCTTAGTTTAAAGCCGTTTTCAGGCTTGGTAAAACTTTCTCACATGAGGTTACTTGGGAAGTTGCAACAACTTCCTCCATTGGATCAGTTCCCACCTCATATTAAGGTTCTCACATTATCATTGTCATTTCTGTCCGAAGATCCCATGCCAATCCTTGGACAGCTCCCAGATTTAACAGTTTTAAGGCTGCTCGGTAACTCATACCTTGGAGAGACGATGGTCTGCTCGAGTGACAGATTTAAGAATCTTGAGGTGCTAAAACTATGGATGCTCGAAGGTCTCAAGAAATGGGAAGTGGAAGACGGTGCAATGAAGAAACTCCAAGAGGTCAACATCAGATGTTGTCCCAAACTGGCAAACTTTCCGAGCAGCTTGTTGCAGCAGAAAACATTCCAAGATTTGATCTTAAACAACATGCCCCCTGAATTTAAGGAAAACATTGAGAGCGATTATCAGTTCAAGGTCTCCACCAAAGATTTTTAA